In the Harmonia axyridis chromosome 3, icHarAxyr1.1, whole genome shotgun sequence genome, one interval contains:
- the LOC123675851 gene encoding zinc finger protein Elbow, with amino-acid sequence MLTSAGNQYLRPEYLTPLPTTLDAKKSPLALLAQTCSQIGADAPNSKLIQSAEKSSKSSKSETSKEKSNNSTNSDNHHKLSFKSYDGSYPSREKSRSPEDRSSTASSGSRVRTPVASKNGSNRCASTNSASSPRPPSSTDRKTPASEAQNGSDRNSASPEKESERCSPRTPSSSASKTAFTPNILTSSSDPSIKDLPLGTFKPGVPVSSSYLSGYPAGFPGIPGIPMDFMTSSFMSHHHAMKNSGLNPYLGYGRLKTADSVCRDPYCTGCGVNSHLLTPSSVGSVKTGVCPAGCAQCDHAKVPTSSAYLGHSQAAAAYAHAQLAALAAASHLPYVCNWISGDAAYCGKRFSSSEELLAHLRTHTSVNSVSEASSALSMLSNSGIPPSHPLFHRTYPTPPLSPLATARFHPYSKPPLLPPSLTTSPLSSFPLSHPGFPPYLSPYSLYGPRLGSSPSMHP; translated from the exons ATGTTGACGTCTGCAGGCAATCAGTATCTCAGACCGGAGTATTTAACACCTCTTCCAACCACG TTGGACGCAAAGAAAAGTCCCTTGGCTCTCCTCGCCCAAACATGCAGCCAAATTGGCGCCGACGCTCCCAACTCCAAGCTCATCCAAAGCGCCGAGAAATCGAGCAAAAGCAGCAAGTCCGAAACCTCCAAGGAGAAATCCAACAATTCAACCAACTCAGACAATCACCACAAGCTCAGTTTCAAATCTTACGATGGCTCCTACCCATCCAGAGAAAAATCCAGGTCTCCAGAAGATAGATCCAGCACAGCCTCCAGCGGCAGTAGGGTTAGGACACCTGTAGCCTCCAAGAACGGTAGCAACCGTTGTGCCAGTACCAACAGCGCGTCATCTCCAAGACCTCCTTCATCTACAGACCGAAAAACACCAGCTAGCGAAGCTCAGAATGGTAGCGATAGGAATTCCGCGTCCCCAGAGAAAGAAAGTGAAAGATGCAGTCCTAGAACACCCTCTTCGAGTGCTTCAAAAACCGCCTTCACTCCCAACATCTTGACTTCTTCGTCTGACCCTTCCATCAAGGACCTTCCACTTGGCACCTTCAAACCTGGAGTGCCTGTATCCTCGTCTTATCTATCGGGATACCCAGCAGGTTTTCCAGGAATCCCCGGAATACCCATGGATTTCATGACCAGCAGCTTCATGTCTCACCACCACGCAATGAAAAACAGTGGCTTGAATCCTTATCTAGGGTATGGAAGACTCAAAACTGCCGATTCAGTGTGTCGCGATCCTTACtgtacagggtgtggcgtaaacTCGCACCTACTGACTCCGTCTAGTGTTGGAAGTGTTAAAACTGGTGTTTGTCCCGCTGGTTGTGCCCAATGTGATCATGCCAAAGTGCCAACATCATCTGCGTATCTTGGACATAGTCAAGCAGCCGCGGCTTATGCTCATGCCCAGCTGGCTGCTTTGGCAGCAGCTTCACATCTACCCTATGTGTGTAATTGGATATCTGGTGATGCTGCTTATTGTGGGAAAAGGTTTTCCAGTTCCGAAGAACTCTTAGCTCACCTCAGGACTCATACAAGTGTCAACTCGGTTAGTGAAGCAAGCAGTGCGTTGTCCATGTTGAGCAATTCAGGGATTCCTCCCTCTCATCCCCTGTTTCACAGGACCTATCCTACGCCTCCTCTTAGTCCTTTGGCCACAGCGAGATTCCATCCTTACTCGAAACCTCCACTACTACCACCATCTTTAACAACTTCTCCTCTATCTAGTTTTCCTTTGTCACACCCTGGTTTTCCACCATACCTATCACCGTATTCTCTGTATGGCCCTAGATTAGGTTCGTCTCCAAGTATGCACCCCTAA